One segment of Phragmites australis chromosome 13, lpPhrAust1.1, whole genome shotgun sequence DNA contains the following:
- the LOC133889005 gene encoding protein Brevis radix-like 2 produces MLACIACSSKEGGEDGSSAAATPHGKDAVKSLTSQLKDMVLKFSGSNKQHKGAAGAPSSRSYRPRYPGFIDDTGFTLTSRVLGEDYHARTALAAANAGVRTAPPTWDVARSNRGWQQGVKSPGGSSWDPSIGEAAGDEVVVVEEAAVPREWTAQVEPGVQITFGTLPGGGNDLKRIRFSREMFNKWEAQRWWGENYDRIVELYNVLTFSGRQQGGSTPASSVDDSVLRELSYSRGGSTRGSPVVMPPQPPPASKEPIARSTSCKAMPGSSAPYAASPSTTAAYYPSAAVPDPSDHVWAHHFNMLTSAAAGTSAMGGGGPSSYDPSRATTSSRDEASVSISNASDLEAAEWIEEDEPGVCLTIRELGDGTRELRRIRFSRERFGEDRAKVWWEQNRERIQAEYL; encoded by the exons ATGCTTGCATGCATTGCGTGTTCCTCGAAGGAAGGCGGAGAGGACGGCTCCAGTGCCGCGGCCACGCCTCACGGCAAAGATGCCGTCAAGTCCCTTACCTCGCAG CTCAAGGACATGGTGCTCAAGTTCTCCGGCTCCAACAAGCAGCACAAGGGTGCAGCCGGGGCTCCGTCGTCCAGGAGCTACCGCCCCCGCTACCCCGGCTTCATTGACGACACTGGCTTCACGCTGACAAGCAGGGTTCTCGGTGAGGACTATCACGCAAGGACGGCATTGGCAGCAGCAAATGCCGGCGTGCGAACCGCGCCGCCGACGTGGGACGTGGCCAGGAGCAACCGCGGCTGGCAGCAAGGAGTCAAGAGCCCGGGTGGTAGCAGCTGGGATCCGAGCATCGGGGAGGCGGCTGGTGACGAGGTGGTCGTTGTGGAGGAGGCCGCCGTGCCCAGGGAGTGGACGGCGCAGGTGGAGCCCGGCGTCCAGATCACCTTCGGCACGCTCCCCGGCGGCGGCAACGACCTCAAGCGCATCCGCTTCAG CCGGGAGATGTTCAACAAGTGGGAGGCGCAGCGGTGGTGGGGCGAGAACTACGATCGCATCGTGGAGCTGTACAACGTGCTAACATTCAGCGGCCGGCAGCAAGGGGGTTCCACTCCAGCGTCCTCCGTCGATGACTCCGTGCTG AGAGAGTTGTCCTACTCTCGGGGCGGCTCGACTAGGGGCAGCCCGGTGGTAatgccgccgcagccgccgccggcgagcaaAGAGCCGATCGCCCGGAGCACGTCGTGCAAGGCAATGCCAGGGTCGTCGGCGCCGTACGCGGCCTCGCCTTCTACCACGGCAGCGTACTACCCGTCCGCGGCCGTCCCCGACCCGTCCGACCACGTCTGGGCTCACCACTTCAACATGCTAACCTCCGCGGCGGCCGGCACATCAGCTATGGGCGGTGGTGGCCCGTCGTCCTACGACCCGTCGCGCGCCACCACCTCGTCCCGGGACGAGGCCTCCGTGTCCATCAGCAATGCGAGCGACCTGGAAGCGGCAGAGTGGATCGAGGAGGACGAGCCGGGCGTCTGCCTCACCATCCGTGAGCTCGGCGACGGCACCCGCGAGCTCCGCCGTATCCGCTTCAG CCGGGAGAGGTTTGGCGAGGACAGGGCAAAGGTGTGGTGGGAGCAGAACAGAGAGAGAATACAAGCGGAGTATCTGTAG